From Oncorhynchus masou masou isolate Uvic2021 chromosome 7, UVic_Omas_1.1, whole genome shotgun sequence, one genomic window encodes:
- the LOC135543375 gene encoding POU domain, class 3, transcription factor 3-B-like: protein MATAASNPYLSSNSILSSGSIVHSDSGGGGMQPGSAAVTSVSGGYRGDPTVKMVQSDFMQGAMAASNGGHMLSHAHQWVTSLPHAAAAAAAAAVAAAEAGSHWSSSPVGMTGSPQQQDVKNNSGRDDLHTGTALHHRPPHLGPHQTHAGAWGSTTAAHLNSISGGQQQQSLIYSNPGGFTVNGMLSQPGSQSLVHPGLVRGDTPELDHGSHHHHHHHQHPHHQQQHHGGVNSHDQHSDEDTPTSDDLEQFAKQFKQRRIKLGFTQADVGLALGTLYGNVFSQTTICRFEALQLSFKNMCKLKPLLNKWLEEADSTTGSPTSIDKIAAQGRKRKKRTSIEVSVKGALESHFLKCPKPSAQEITSLADNLQLEKEVVRVWFCNRRQKEKRMTPPGVPQTPEDVYSQVGNGHFLVDYLKDASLTGPSEPTDQRVTTSSFHQVILAH, encoded by the exons ATGGCCACCGCGGCTTCCAACCCCTATCTGTCCAGCAATAGTATCCTCTCGTCCGGCTCGATCGTGCATTCTGACTCTGGAGGCGGTGGTATGCAGCCGGGCAGTGCTGCGGTTACCTCGGTGTCTGGTGGGTACAGGGGAGACCCCACAGTAAAGATGGTACAGAGTGACTTCATGCAGGGAGCTATGGCAGCGAGCAACGGAGGACATATGTTGAGCCATGCTCATCAGTGGGTGACATCCCTGCCGCACGCCGCCGCTGCGGCAGCTGCAGCCGCTGTAGCAGCAGCCGAAGCCGGATCGCATTGGTCGTCGAGTCCCGTCGGTATGACAGGCAGCCCTCAGCAACAGGACGTGAAAAATAACTCGGGCAGAGATGATCTACACACGGGCACCGCGTTGCACCACAGGCCCCCACACCTAGGTCCTCATCAGACTCACGCAGGGGCTTGGGGGAGCACAACTGCGGCTCACCTCAACTCGATTTCAGGGGGACAGCAGCAGCAGTCGCTGATCTACTCCAACCCCGGGGGCTTCACGGTGAATGGAATGCTCAGTCAACCAGGGAGCCAGAGCCTGGTGCACCCGGGTCTGGTAAGGGGGGACACCCCAGAGCTGGACCACGGcagccaccatcaccaccatcaccaccagcatccGCATCACCAGCAGCAACACCACGGAGGGGTGAACAGCCACGACCAGCACTCCGACGAGGACACACCGACCTCGGACGACTTGGAGCAGTTCGCCAAGCAGTTCAAACAGCGCCGGATCAAACTCGGCTTTACGCAGGCGGACGTGGGCTTGGCCCTGGGCACCCTGTACGGGAACGTCTTCTCTCAGACCACCATTTGTCGGTTTGAAGCTCTCCAGCTCAGCTTCAAAAACATGTGCAAGCTGAAGCCATTGCTAAACAAATGGCTGGAGGAGGCGGATTCTACCACTGGCAGCCCGACCAGCATCGACAAGATAGCGGCACAAGGTAGGAAGCGAAAGAAGCGCACGTCCATCGAAGTAAGTGTGAAGGGAGCTTTGGAGAGCCACTTCCTGAAATGCCCCAAACCCTCGGCCCAAGAGATAACCTCACTGGCGGACAACTTGCAGCTGGAGAAAGAAGTGGTTCGAGTGTGGTTTTGCAATAGGAGACAGAAGGAAAAAAGGATGACGCCCCCAGGAGTGCCCCAGACGCCGGAGGATGTGTACTCGCAGGTCGGCAAT GGACATTTTTTAGTAGATTACTTAAAAGATGCAAGTTTAACTGGGCCGAGTGAACCGACCGACCAGAGGGTGACTACAAGTTCGTTCCATCAGGTAATTTTGGCGCATTAA